From the Candidatus Zixiibacteriota bacterium genome, one window contains:
- a CDS encoding O-methyltransferase, translating to MFHKIPQAIAERMMFLEELDRRDRLDGTSRKVRLRQIPPDTGKFIALLASEAPDGALVEIGTSAGYSTLWLALACLETDRKIVTIEIDDDKFRMATETFRLTGLGGTVEQVHRDAREVLDGFTDIAFCFLDAEKEIYDSCYELVVPRMVPGGILVADNVISHREILQPFLDRVEADERVDSVVVPIGKGELLCRKR from the coding sequence ATGTTTCACAAGATACCGCAGGCGATAGCCGAGCGGATGATGTTTCTGGAAGAGCTCGACAGGCGCGATCGTCTGGATGGCACCAGTCGCAAGGTGCGGCTTCGGCAAATCCCGCCGGATACCGGGAAGTTCATAGCGTTGCTCGCGTCCGAGGCGCCCGATGGCGCCCTGGTGGAGATCGGCACGAGCGCCGGGTATTCTACTCTCTGGTTAGCTCTGGCGTGTCTTGAGACTGACCGTAAGATTGTCACGATTGAGATCGATGATGATAAGTTCCGGATGGCAACAGAGACTTTCCGTCTCACCGGCCTTGGCGGCACAGTTGAGCAGGTTCACCGCGACGCCCGGGAGGTGCTGGACGGATTTACGGATATAGCGTTTTGTTTTCTCGATGCCGAAAAGGAGATTTACGATAGCTGTTATGAGCTGGTGGTGCCGAGGATGGTACCGGGAGGTATCCTTGTTGCCGACAATGTTATCAGTCACCGGGAGATTCTCCAGCCGTTTTTGGACAGGGTGGAGGCTGATGAGCGGGTGGATTCGGTGGTGGTGCCGATCGGCAAAGGGGAACTTCTCTGCCGCAAGCGGTAG
- the rsgA gene encoding ribosome small subunit-dependent GTPase A, whose translation MSNDNSNTSMISLGWDQHFEKHFEPYSPDGLVPGRVEAEHRNLYRVVCECGHFSAEVSGRFINSAVSRGDYPAVGDWVVMNLLEKEQKGIIQAVLERKSCFSRKAVLSGGMPDTGGKTAEQVLAANIDTVFLVSGLDNNFNIRRIERYVTVAYNSGATPVIILNKADLRDDLDECVSEVQEIAAGVDVLAVSAASHAGLDALQRYLAVGKTVAFLGSSGVGKSTIINTLLGEQRLKTREVSGEDSRGRHTTTHRELIVLPGGGVVIDTPGMREISLWDDTGGLQKAFDDIEAFARQCRFHDCTHESEPGCAVQAALADGRLDAARFGNYVKLQKEISAFAIRKDKQLYRQTTRERDKKHRRYFKEMQKVNKKFRER comes from the coding sequence ATGAGTAACGATAATTCGAATACATCGATGATTTCACTTGGGTGGGATCAGCATTTCGAGAAACATTTTGAACCATACAGCCCCGACGGGCTCGTGCCGGGAAGAGTGGAAGCGGAACATCGCAATCTATACCGGGTGGTGTGCGAGTGCGGGCATTTCAGCGCCGAGGTATCCGGGCGGTTCATAAACAGCGCCGTATCGCGGGGTGACTATCCGGCGGTCGGTGACTGGGTGGTGATGAACCTTCTGGAGAAGGAACAAAAGGGTATCATTCAGGCGGTGCTTGAGCGCAAGAGTTGTTTTTCGCGCAAGGCGGTGTTATCGGGAGGTATGCCCGATACGGGTGGCAAGACAGCCGAGCAGGTGTTGGCGGCGAATATCGACACGGTCTTTCTCGTCAGCGGTTTGGACAATAATTTCAATATCCGTCGTATCGAACGCTATGTGACGGTTGCCTACAACAGCGGGGCGACCCCGGTTATCATATTGAACAAAGCGGATCTCCGCGATGATCTCGATGAGTGCGTGAGCGAGGTTCAGGAGATTGCGGCCGGTGTGGATGTTTTAGCTGTCAGCGCAGCTTCACACGCGGGCCTGGATGCGCTTCAGAGATATCTTGCGGTGGGAAAGACCGTGGCGTTTCTGGGGTCATCGGGAGTGGGCAAATCCACGATTATCAACACGCTGCTTGGTGAGCAAAGGCTCAAGACCAGGGAGGTTAGTGGTGAGGACAGCCGGGGCAGGCACACGACCACGCATCGTGAGCTGATTGTTCTCCCCGGCGGCGGGGTGGTGATTGATACACCGGGAATGCGCGAGATCAGCCTGTGGGATGATACCGGCGGTCTTCAGAAGGCTTTCGATGATATCGAGGCGTTTGCCCGCCAGTGCCGGTTTCATGACTGCACACACGAGAGCGAACCGGGTTGCGCCGTGCAGGCGGCGCTTGCCGATGGACGGCTCGATGCGGCGAGGTTTGGCAATTACGTGAAACTTCAAAAAGAGATCAGCGCCTTCGCCATCAGGAAAGACAAACAACTGTACCGGCAGACGACAAGGGAACGGGACAAGAAGCATCGCCGGTATTTTAAAGAGATGCAGAAGGTGAACAAGAAGTTTCGCGAGAGGTGA
- a CDS encoding phosphotransferase, protein MDQQTERIFADNEQKVLSEASKRYGMAPDSLKRLGSFESFVFEYRYQDTDQILRVTPGSHRQATAIKGELEWVNYLADNGVSVCRGLPSKNGSLVEVIELDTIDSDPDAFYSVVSFTKAPGRRAIKEDWNEKLFTNWGQVIGRMHALTKNYQPSDPSLVRHVWHEDGDLRADRYLPESQTKVLARHADLMDYLHKLPMDTDSFGLVHEDMHHGNFFVDNGSITVFDFDDCQHHWFASDLAMPLFYVMRNLTLNDQSLEFAHHFFGCLMEGYSRENRIEKYWLEQIPHFLKLREMILYIILYAEEAFEANEWCRAFFSGRRERIENGVPVLDMDFGQFA, encoded by the coding sequence ATGGATCAACAGACAGAGAGAATATTTGCCGACAACGAGCAGAAGGTGCTTTCTGAGGCAAGTAAACGATATGGTATGGCGCCGGACAGCCTGAAACGATTGGGTTCGTTTGAGAGTTTCGTGTTTGAGTATCGCTATCAAGACACAGACCAGATTCTGCGGGTCACCCCCGGTTCGCACCGCCAGGCGACTGCGATCAAGGGAGAACTGGAATGGGTCAACTATCTTGCCGACAACGGTGTTTCCGTTTGCCGGGGACTGCCATCGAAAAACGGTTCGTTGGTCGAGGTGATCGAACTGGACACGATCGATTCCGACCCGGATGCTTTTTACAGCGTGGTGAGTTTTACTAAGGCTCCGGGAAGGCGGGCGATCAAAGAGGACTGGAACGAGAAGCTGTTCACCAACTGGGGGCAGGTCATCGGCAGGATGCACGCCCTGACCAAAAACTACCAACCATCGGATCCATCACTTGTGCGCCACGTTTGGCACGAGGACGGTGACTTGCGAGCCGACAGGTATCTGCCGGAGTCTCAGACAAAAGTCCTGGCCAGGCACGCCGATCTGATGGATTATCTTCACAAGCTGCCGATGGATACGGATTCGTTCGGGCTGGTTCACGAGGACATGCATCACGGCAATTTCTTCGTCGATAACGGCAGTATCACGGTTTTCGATTTCGACGATTGTCAGCATCACTGGTTTGCCTCGGATCTGGCGATGCCTTTGTTTTATGTCATGCGCAACCTGACTCTCAACGACCAGTCGCTGGAATTCGCCCATCACTTTTTCGGTTGTCTTATGGAGGGTTACTCCCGCGAGAACAGGATAGAGAAGTACTGGCTGGAGCAGATCCCGCATTTTCTGAAACTGCGGGAGATGATTCTTTATATCATTCTCTATGCCGAAGAGGCGTTTGAAGCCAACGAATGGTGTCGGGCGTTCTTTAGTGGCAGAAGGGAGAGAATCGAAAACGGTGTTCCGGTACTCGATATGGATTTCGGACAGTTTGCTTAG
- a CDS encoding FG-GAP-like repeat-containing protein, with amino-acid sequence MIKTSIITISSVILLTTASVWAVSFEIGESYSAGQEPFWLSKADFNSDGHLDLAVGHCDEHLYPEIDANSGISVFFGNGDGTFAEAVQYVTGFGTLAICAGDFDGDGDIDLASTRPDRIGFVEPDSLCILLNDGEGVFELSPRCETAVVGCLGMCAVDVDGDSSDDLVMTGYMNDTLCIMKNGGTGSFALDTCFAAGDYVTRVCAGDFDSDGDDDLALVNFDNLLIYTNDGFGDFTFADGYSNSDQTDILVSDFDRDGDGDLMTVSQATDLVTVRLNSGDATFPFTAYIPVPFMPFSGALADFDGDGNEDLALTCHVWDSVSILLGTGDGAFVMDSKYSIADRPISLEAGDYDEDGDYDLVVVNNYSNEITIMLNTTVVTDVTEEDKVAEVPSSFGLRQNYPNPFNSSTNIQFDLSQRAFVEMTIYNIAGQVVRYLVTEEMSAGVHTVEWNGSSDAGVPVATGIYLCHLKAGDFVSMKKMALLK; translated from the coding sequence ATGATCAAAACTTCTATCATCACAATAAGCTCTGTCATTCTTTTGACTACCGCGTCGGTCTGGGCGGTGTCATTTGAGATAGGGGAGAGTTATTCCGCCGGACAGGAGCCTTTCTGGTTGAGCAAGGCTGACTTTAATAGTGACGGGCATTTGGACTTGGCAGTCGGCCATTGTGATGAGCACCTCTATCCGGAGATAGACGCCAACAGCGGGATATCGGTTTTCTTCGGCAATGGCGACGGAACGTTTGCTGAGGCGGTTCAATACGTTACAGGTTTCGGAACGTTAGCTATTTGTGCTGGTGATTTCGACGGTGATGGCGATATCGATCTTGCCTCAACACGACCGGATAGGATCGGCTTCGTGGAGCCGGACTCGCTTTGCATATTGCTGAACGACGGCGAGGGAGTCTTTGAGCTTTCCCCAAGGTGCGAGACAGCGGTGGTAGGTTGCCTGGGTATGTGTGCTGTTGATGTGGACGGTGATAGCTCGGATGATTTGGTAATGACCGGTTATATGAACGACACTCTTTGTATCATGAAAAACGGCGGTACCGGCAGTTTCGCTCTCGACACATGTTTCGCAGCAGGAGACTATGTGACTCGGGTATGCGCGGGTGATTTTGACTCCGACGGAGACGATGACTTGGCCCTGGTAAACTTCGATAATCTTCTGATATACACCAACGACGGATTTGGAGACTTCACTTTTGCCGATGGATACAGTAATTCTGATCAAACCGATATTCTTGTGTCGGATTTCGACAGGGACGGGGACGGCGATCTGATGACAGTTTCACAGGCCACGGATTTAGTGACTGTCCGGCTGAATAGCGGTGATGCAACATTTCCATTCACGGCTTATATTCCAGTTCCATTTATGCCATTCTCGGGAGCCCTGGCAGATTTTGACGGCGACGGCAATGAGGATCTGGCTTTAACGTGTCATGTTTGGGACAGTGTTTCAATTCTGCTTGGGACCGGCGACGGGGCGTTTGTGATGGATTCAAAATATTCGATCGCTGACAGACCAATTTCTCTGGAGGCCGGTGACTACGATGAAGATGGTGACTATGATTTGGTTGTAGTAAACAATTACTCCAACGAAATTACAATCATGCTGAATACGACCGTGGTAACAGATGTGACCGAGGAGGATAAGGTTGCAGAGGTGCCGTCGAGCTTTGGACTGCGTCAGAATTATCCCAACCCGTTCAATTCATCGACGAACATCCAATTCGATTTGTCGCAGCGGGCATTTGTGGAGATGACGATTTACAATATCGCAGGTCAGGTCGTGCGCTATCTTGTGACTGAAGAGATGTCAGCCGGGGTTCACACGGTTGAATGGAACGGTTCAAGCGACGCCGGCGTGCCGGTGGCGACGGGGATTTACCTCTGTCACCTGAAGGCGGGTGACTTTGTATCGATGAAGAAGATGGCGCTCTTGAAATAG
- a CDS encoding fructose-bisphosphatase class II has product MPNKLRYNIADERLTYQGKKDDYKFNSDKLIEFNHRHMAVLNNYDITLDALTITTLCDKFSHNSNLGALRNRQVRQSVTLSAALAAVAVGLNGRGSINSVPKDHVTQELSNNLKRANDRTAAQIMAEVLQQTTETLPVGEEVLIESAITEGVRVKPGKEAGGNPTIAVGAVFGKDQHRAQYGLSMPRNVTQLSMGNDVIDGTTKSIKGLHSSLTALFVTEANVKRHLPDIYVQRWMGGAYFPEFNPREAKLTDAAEIIANAYGYSGVDKLSAFFLDRSRHYPAMDELNKAGIATPFDKDGDLLPAVLLGLAGLQFPDERGLCSMIGEIGGSAEWAVGVLPLVWRGGQAIGMLTSQSSLTRKDLSAEELWKERFHFTEEEFMQIQDARFERKPYFTIGDIIDDPFAGGISAYGSITDNYYIPFMDGVKGNPKTNKISVNVLLVNSLGMVEVWQMRYKCKESLKHTIELMSSPKEELEDLGGAQLEKAIGKMLSNERLAKRFWIFFNNEYYPAIIPVRDKMVLLHKAVETLIERGALNEKDREIIAATEHLAKDWFVNSD; this is encoded by the coding sequence ATGCCGAATAAGCTTCGCTATAACATTGCCGACGAAAGACTAACTTATCAGGGTAAGAAGGACGACTACAAGTTCAACAGCGACAAACTGATCGAATTCAACCATCGCCACATGGCGGTTCTCAACAATTACGATATCACCCTCGACGCCCTCACTATCACCACGCTCTGCGACAAGTTCAGCCACAACTCCAACCTGGGCGCCCTGCGCAACCGCCAGGTCCGTCAGTCTGTCACCCTCTCGGCGGCCCTTGCCGCTGTAGCGGTGGGACTGAACGGACGGGGAAGCATCAACAGCGTTCCAAAAGACCATGTCACCCAAGAACTGTCCAACAATCTCAAGCGCGCCAACGATCGCACCGCCGCTCAGATTATGGCCGAAGTCCTTCAGCAGACGACGGAGACCCTGCCGGTCGGCGAAGAGGTTCTGATCGAGTCGGCTATCACCGAGGGTGTCAGAGTTAAGCCCGGCAAGGAAGCCGGCGGTAACCCGACTATCGCGGTCGGCGCCGTGTTCGGCAAAGATCAACATCGCGCCCAGTATGGCCTGAGCATGCCGCGCAATGTAACGCAGTTGTCAATGGGCAACGACGTTATCGATGGTACCACGAAATCGATCAAGGGGCTGCATTCTTCCCTGACGGCCCTCTTCGTTACCGAGGCCAACGTAAAACGTCATCTGCCGGATATTTATGTCCAGCGCTGGATGGGTGGCGCTTATTTTCCGGAATTCAACCCGCGCGAAGCTAAACTTACCGATGCCGCCGAGATTATTGCCAACGCCTACGGCTACTCCGGCGTTGACAAACTGAGCGCTTTTTTCCTCGATCGCTCCCGCCATTACCCGGCTATGGATGAGCTGAACAAGGCCGGCATTGCCACGCCGTTTGATAAGGATGGTGACTTGCTGCCGGCTGTGCTGCTCGGTCTGGCGGGACTTCAGTTCCCCGATGAGCGCGGCCTGTGCTCCATGATTGGTGAGATTGGCGGCTCCGCCGAATGGGCCGTTGGCGTGCTGCCGCTGGTGTGGCGCGGCGGACAGGCTATCGGTATGCTTACCAGCCAGTCATCGCTCACCCGCAAAGACCTCAGCGCCGAAGAACTCTGGAAGGAACGTTTCCACTTCACCGAAGAAGAGTTCATGCAGATTCAGGACGCCCGCTTCGAGCGCAAACCTTATTTCACTATCGGCGATATTATCGATGATCCCTTCGCCGGCGGCATCAGCGCCTACGGCTCGATCACCGACAACTACTATATACCCTTCATGGATGGAGTCAAGGGCAACCCCAAGACCAACAAGATCAGCGTCAATGTTCTACTGGTCAATTCGCTGGGTATGGTCGAAGTATGGCAGATGAGATACAAGTGCAAGGAGAGCCTCAAGCACACTATCGAATTGATGAGTTCCCCTAAGGAAGAGTTGGAGGACCTTGGCGGCGCTCAATTGGAGAAAGCTATCGGCAAGATGCTTTCGAATGAACGTCTGGCCAAGCGGTTCTGGATATTCTTCAACAACGAATACTATCCGGCCATCATTCCGGTTCGCGACAAGATGGTGCTGTTGCACAAAGCGGTGGAAACCCTCATCGAGCGCGGAGCGCTCAACGAGAAGGACCGCGAGATAATCGCCGCCACGGAACATCTCGCCAAAGACTGGTTTGTCAATTCCGATTGA